The Anopheles merus strain MAF chromosome 2L, AmerM5.1, whole genome shotgun sequence genome has a segment encoding these proteins:
- the LOC121591719 gene encoding mediator of RNA polymerase II transcription subunit 14 isoform X3: MAPQPLEQGGAVTSFIPTGQEMAQRQNLIPLGRLIDFIIQRTYHELTVLAELLPRKTDMDRKIEIYNFSASTRQLFIRLLALVKWANSASKVDKSAKIMGFLDKQSMLFIDTADMLSRVARETLVHARLPNFHIPAAVEILTTGSYSRLPSVIRDRIVPPDPITPAEKRQTLQRLNQVIQHRLVTGSLLPQLRKFRIENGRVTFKVDHEFEVSLTVMGDAPTVPWRLLDIDFLVEDKETGDGKALVHPLQVNYIHQLIQGRIVDCTDALAEVYTCLHYFCQSLQLEVLYTQTLRLIRDRLDDHIHVDEYVVGSRLTVSYWRELTNKDPKSELGYRLTIQTDPNDAAKQLAILHVPSIGNKEADIADRAVRSDLLSMERLLVHTVYVRSLARLNDVKTELQLFLKDVEYNIQGTPAMLTVPVLNPCLRAEHIYITVDTHTGMLRCHVPKHLDCPIMPEMQHALNNDWSKLQHLISELRYWITQRRCEKTLQHLPAATQDRLPLIYSHTHPIARMGPHKVFIQLYRHANVILIVELKEKKTCPNEMTYTFYLVLVKPSSVEEGQSPDVLSGQPAQPSAAGGPAPGSDAANAAMPKMYLRVLSMIEFDTFVATHGPGTYIDDPSPTSTSGTSVKRKVSPLDNALSAIGPPLKQQKTIYPAYFIPELAHVVAMCDEKLPFVTLAKEFSMRKIPHGGLQVEANATSLVLKLLTLPQPKPPQAPPTPQQQQQQQQQQQQQPGTSDAKSSGAGASANEPKTVHVPSIDKQVWNALLKRLLSVSVRAQVNKSNQTRLWTMELVFYGSPLPSLHHKEQGMRRAVYLQYEMQPVESVSKVVDQLLSDWSKIVYLYTLVHEFREQYNNEKYNLASMVAIKSYSYTNLLLAYGPNKDVSVNICWDTEAKEFRLVFTGGNSAINAHSMMRDQLQAHLNHNYSLAQVVHMLHETYQPLSSIAKLPIIPHLAILQSPKIPVLSFCIIPQSPTLLRISFQGVYCLEVRFRGGGLCTIRDGAYSRFDRSHVVEEFTPTQGLKGFLSKYVDETAVFRRRSQSEDDNPPSPVTLEDPSAGAGNNGGGGGGGGGAGGGANTFLSGGTGMRGPQSPRDPGLRFAAPLTPPTSSNPHTPASPHPIGGGGGAGGAGGAGGQGGQGGQQQGHMNNFNMTSPPASHMPHPSPGGGLMPSSPLNAQPSPMAAHSPGPSSLSYMQSHTDGSPFAALSPAASNWPGSPGMPRPSPRPGQSPEHKVQTSHHYTSRVLPARSWAGAIPTTLTYEALDTLCRATPHPQKEVPGPELSPLERFLGSVFMRRQLQRIIHQEESLMAITSNEPGVVVFKADCLQYQVFLNPNHMQSLHLKVDQLPMGPMMDGKPPYQWAAQDLQILEQFFDHRVAAPPYRPAVMTSFTRMLNLPAKVLKDFIQIMRLDLMPELVQGNKWNVQFVLRVPPSATPIVPVGTTTILSHRQKILFFIQITRVPYLPNMEWKDAVTMLLPMVYDMNMNHTTLAERREPMPPQLTSAVSAHLRRFSECSVLLPDECSLFPAVHDLLLTLTLPNEPPAPGQMQMQQLGGVMQPGGGPGVPGGPGGPMGGQIGGPTPQVVPQVGSSPSPMMHSPMQQMGGGGPQPGAYGGMVGGPGGGPQSGGPVGGGPGGPN; this comes from the exons ATGGCACCGCAGCCGCTGGAGCAGGGAGGAGCGGTGACGAGCTTCATCCCGACGGGGCAGGAGATGGCCCAGCGGCAGAATCTGATCCCGTTAGGGCGTTTGATCGATTTCATCATCCAGCGAACGTACCACGAGCTGACGGTGCTGGCGGAATT GCTGCCCCGCAAAACCGACATGGATCGCAAGATTGAAATTTACAACTTTTCCGCCAGCACGCGGCAACTCTTCATCCGGCTGCTCGCCCTGGTCAAGTGGGCCAACTCCGCCTCCAAGGTGGACAAGTCGGCCAAGATTATGGGGTTCCTGGACAAGCAGTCGATGCTGTTCATCGATACGGCCGATATGCTGTCGCGCGTGGCACGCGAAACGCTCGTGCACGCCCGGCTGCCGAACTTTCACATACCGGCGGCGGTGGAAATCCTAACCACAGGGAGTTATTCCCGCCTGCCGTCCGTCATTCGCGATCGGATTGTGCCGCCCGACCCGATCACGCCCGCCGAGAAGCGGCAAACGTTGCAGCGCTTGAATCAGGTCATCCAGCATCGGCTGGTGACGGGCAGCTTGCTGCCGCAGTTGCGCAAATTTCGCATCGAAAACGGCCGCGTCACGTTCAAGGTGGACCACGAGTTTGAGGTGTCGCTTACGGTGATGGGCGATGCACCGACCGTACCGTGGCGGCTGCTGGACATTGATTTTCTGGTGGAAGATAAGGAAACGGGCGATGGGAAGGCGTTGGTCCATCCGCTGCAGGTGAACTACATCCATCAACTGATCCAGGGACGTATCGTGGACTGTACGGATGCGCTGGCGGAGGTGTACACCTGTCTGCACTACTTCTGCCAATCGCTCCAGCTGGAAGTGTTGTACACGCAAACGCTCCGTCTGATCCGCGATCGGCTCGATGATCACATCCACGTGGACGAGTACGTGGTGGGGTCGCGCCTGACCGTGTCGTACTGGCGCGAGCTCACGAACAAGGATCCCAAATCGGAACTCGGCTATCGGCTAACGATCCAAACCGATCCGAACGATGCGGCGAAACAACTGGCAATCCTGCACGTACCGTCGATCGGCAACAAGGAGGCGGACATTGCGGACCGTGCCGTCCGGTCGGATCTGCTGTCGATGGAGCGGCTGCTGGTGCACACGGTGTACGTGCGGTCGCTCGCGCGTCTCAACGATGTGAAAACCGAGCTGCAGCTCTTCCTGAAGGACGTTGAGTACAACATTCAGGGCACGCCGGCCATGCTGACCGTGCCGGTGCTGAACCCGTGCCTGCGTGCCGAGCACATCTACATCACGGTCGATACGCACACGGGCATGCTGCGCTGCCACGTGCCCAAGCACCTGGACTGTCCGATCATGCCCGAAATGCAGCACGCACTGAACAACGATTGGTCGAAGCTGCAGCACCTGATATCGGAGCTGCGCTACTGGATCACCCAGCGGCGGTGCGAGAAGACGCTGCAGCATTTGCCGGCCGCGACGCAGGACCGGTTGCCGCTGATCTACTCGCACACCCATCCAATCGCACGGATGGGCCCGCACAAGGTGTTCATTCAGCTGTACCGACACGCGAACGTTATTTTG ATCGTTGAGCTGAAGGAGAAGAAAACGTGCCCAAACGAAATGACCTACACGTTTTACCTAGTGCTGGTGAAACCGTCCTCCGTCGAGGAGGGACAATCGCCCGACGTGCTTAGCGGTCAGCCGGCTCAACCGTCGGCCGCGGGTGGTCCTGCACCCGGCAGCGATGCGGCCAACGCCGCAATGCCCAAGATGTATCTGCGCGTCCTGTCCATGATTGAGTTCGACACGTTTGTAGCGACACACGGCCCGGGCACGTACATCGATGATCCGAGCCCGACCAGCACCAGCGGCACCAGCGTCAAGCGTAAGGTGTCCCCACTGGACAACGCGCTGTCGGCGATCGGGCCACCgctgaagcagcaaaaaaccaTCTACCCGGCGTACTTTATCCCCGAGCTGGCCCACGTGGTGGCGATGTGCGACGAGAAGCTACCGTTTGTCACGCTGGCGAAGGAGTTTTCGATGCGCAAGATACCGCACGGCGGTCTGCAGGTGGAAGCGAATGCGACCTCACTCGTGCTGAAGCTGCTGACACTACCCCAGCCGAAGCCACCACAAGCGCCACCTActccccagcagcagcagcagcagcagcagcagcaacagcaacaacccgGAACATCCGACGCCAAGTCGTCCGGTGCTGGCGCATCGGCAAACGAACCGAAAACCGTACACGTGCCATCGATCGACAAGCAGGTGTGGAATGCGCTGCTCAAGCGTCTGCTCTCCGTGTCCGTACGGGCTCAGGTGAACAAGAGCAACCAGACGCGCCTCTGGACGATGGAGCTCGTCTTCTACGGCTCCCCGCTGCCCAGCCTGCACCACAAGGAGCAGGGCATGCGGCGGGCCGTCTATCTGCAGTACGAAATGCAACCGGTCGAGTCGGTGTCCAAGGTGGTCGATCAGCTGCTGAGCGACTGGTCCAAGATCGTGTACCTGTACACGCTCGTGCACGAGTTCCGCGAGCAGTACAACAACGAAAAGTACAACCTGGCCAGCATGGTGGCGATCAAATCGTACAGCTACACCAACCTGCTGCTCGCCTACGGCCCGAACAAGGACGTCAGCGTGAACATCTGCTGGGACACGGAGGCGAAGGAGTTCCGGCTCGTCTTCACCGGCGGCAACAGCGCGATCAACGCACACTCGATGATGCGCGACCAGCTGCAGGCCCACCTGAACCACAACTACAGCCTGGCGCAGGTCGTGCACATGCTGCACGAAACGTACCAGCCGCTCAGCTCGATCGCCAAGCTGCCGATCATACCGCATCTGGCGATCCTGCAGTCGCCCAAAATCCCGGTCCTGTCCTTCTGCATCATCCCACAGTCGCCGACGCTGTTGCGCATCTCCTTCCAGGGTGTGTACTGTCTGGAGGTGCGGTTCCGGGGCGGCGGCCTGTGCACGATCCGGGACGGTGCGTACAGCCGCTTCGACCGGAGCCACGTGGTGGAGGAATTCACGCCGACGCAAGGGTTGAAGGGCTTCCTGTCGAAGTACGTGGACGAGACGGCCGTCTTTCGGCGCCGGTCCCAATCGGAGGATGATAATCCACCCTCCCCCGTGACGCTGGAAGATCCTTCCGCTGGTGCTGGGAACAATGGTggcggtggaggtggtggtggcggtgctggGGGTGGTGCTAATACATTCCTCAGCGGGGGAACGGGCATGAGGGGACCGCAGAGCCCGCGCGATCCGGGGCTACGGTTTGCGGCGCCGCTTACCCCACCCACCAGCTCCAACCCGCACACCCCCGCCAGTCCACACCCGAtcggtggtggaggtggtgccGGCGGAGCTGGTGGCGCTGGTGGCCAGGGTGGCCAGGGGGGACAGCAGCAGGGTCATATGAATAATTTCAACATGACGTCACCGCCTGCCTCGCACATGCCGCATCCGTCGCCGGGCGGAGGGCTGATGCCGTCGTCGCCGCTGAACGCCCAACCGAGCCCGATGGCGGCACACTCACCCGGGCCGAGCAGCCTGTCGTACATGCAGAGCCACACCGATGGTAGCCCGTTCGCGGCACTCTCGCCCGCCGCCTCGAACTGGCCCGGTTCGCCTGGGATGCCGCGGCCGTCACCCCGTCCCGGCCAAAGCCCGGAACATAAAGTACAAA cGTCTCATCATTACACGTCACGCGTTTTGCCAGCACGCTCGTGGGCGGGAGCGATCCCAACCACGCTGACCTACGAAGCACTGGATACGCTTTGTCGTGCCACGCCTCACCCGCAAAAGGAAGTGCCTGGACCGGAGCTGAGCCCGCTGGAACGCTTCCTCGGGTCGGTGTTTATGCGCCGACAGCTACAGCGTATCATTCACCAGGAAGAAAGC CTAATGGCAATTACCTCGAACGAGCCGGGTGTGGTCGTATTCAAAGCGGACTGTCTGCAGTACCAAGTCTTCCTCAACCCGAACCACATGCAATCGCTCCACCTGAAGGTGGACCAGCTGCCGATGGGGCCGATGATGGACGGCAAACCGCCGTACCAGTGGGCCGCCCAGGACCTGCAGATCCTGGAGCAGTTCTTCGACCACCGGGTAGCCGCCCCGCCCTACCGGCCCGCCGTCATGACGAGCTTCACGCGCATGCTCAACCTGCCGGCCAAGGTGCTGAAAGACTTCATCCAAATAATGCGCCTCGATCTGATGCCCGAGCTGGTGCAGGGCAACAAGTGGAACGTGCAGTTCGTGCTGCGTGTTCCCCCGTCGGCCACACCGATCGTGCCGGTCGGCACTACGACGATCCTGTCCCATCGGCAGAAGATACTGTTCTTCATCCAGATTACGCGCGTCCCGTACCTGCCCAACATGGAGTGGAAGGATGCGGTCACGATGCTCCTGCCGATGGTGTACGACATGAACATGAACCACACGACGCTGGCCGAGCGGCGCGAACCGATGCCACCGCAGCTGACCAGTGCGGTCAGCGCGCATTTGCGCCGCTTTTCCGAGTGCTccgtgctgctgccggacGAGTGCTCGCTCTTTCCGGCCGTGCACGATCTGCTGCTAACGCTAACGCTTCCGAACGAACCGCCCGCACCGGGCCAGATGCAGATGCAG CAGCTCGGTGGTGTGATGCAACCGGGAGGAGGTCCGGGTGTTCCGGGAGGTCCCGGTGGACCGATGGGAGGACAGATCGGTGGTCCCACGCCGCAGGTAGTGCCGCAGGTTGGCTCCAGCCCTAGCCCCATGATGCACTCGCCGATGCAACAGATGGGCGGTGGTGGACCACAGCCCGGAGCGTACGGTGGGATGGTGGGAGGACCTGGTGGAGGGCCACAATCCGGCGGTCCCGTTGGTGGTGGTCCCGGTGGACCGAATTAA
- the LOC121591719 gene encoding mediator of RNA polymerase II transcription subunit 14 isoform X1 has product MAPQPLEQGGAVTSFIPTGQEMAQRQNLIPLGRLIDFIIQRTYHELTVLAELLPRKTDMDRKIEIYNFSASTRQLFIRLLALVKWANSASKVDKSAKIMGFLDKQSMLFIDTADMLSRVARETLVHARLPNFHIPAAVEILTTGSYSRLPSVIRDRIVPPDPITPAEKRQTLQRLNQVIQHRLVTGSLLPQLRKFRIENGRVTFKVDHEFEVSLTVMGDAPTVPWRLLDIDFLVEDKETGDGKALVHPLQVNYIHQLIQGRIVDCTDALAEVYTCLHYFCQSLQLEVLYTQTLRLIRDRLDDHIHVDEYVVGSRLTVSYWRELTNKDPKSELGYRLTIQTDPNDAAKQLAILHVPSIGNKEADIADRAVRSDLLSMERLLVHTVYVRSLARLNDVKTELQLFLKDVEYNIQGTPAMLTVPVLNPCLRAEHIYITVDTHTGMLRCHVPKHLDCPIMPEMQHALNNDWSKLQHLISELRYWITQRRCEKTLQHLPAATQDRLPLIYSHTHPIARMGPHKVFIQLYRHANVILIVELKEKKTCPNEMTYTFYLVLVKPSSVEEGQSPDVLSGQPAQPSAAGGPAPGSDAANAAMPKMYLRVLSMIEFDTFVATHGPGTYIDDPSPTSTSGTSVKRKVSPLDNALSAIGPPLKQQKTIYPAYFIPELAHVVAMCDEKLPFVTLAKEFSMRKIPHGGLQVEANATSLVLKLLTLPQPKPPQAPPTPQQQQQQQQQQQQQPGTSDAKSSGAGASANEPKTVHVPSIDKQVWNALLKRLLSVSVRAQVNKSNQTRLWTMELVFYGSPLPSLHHKEQGMRRAVYLQYEMQPVESVSKVVDQLLSDWSKIVYLYTLVHEFREQYNNEKYNLASMVAIKSYSYTNLLLAYGPNKDVSVNICWDTEAKEFRLVFTGGNSAINAHSMMRDQLQAHLNHNYSLAQVVHMLHETYQPLSSIAKLPIIPHLAILQSPKIPVLSFCIIPQSPTLLRISFQGVYCLEVRFRGGGLCTIRDGAYSRFDRSHVVEEFTPTQGLKGFLSKYVDETAVFRRRSQSEDDNPPSPVTLEDPSAGAGNNGGGGGGGGGAGGGANTFLSGGTGMRGPQSPRDPGLRFAAPLTPPTSSNPHTPASPHPIGGGGGAGGAGGAGGQGGQGGQQQGHMNNFNMTSPPASHMPHPSPGGGLMPSSPLNAQPSPMAAHSPGPSSLSYMQSHTDGSPFAALSPAASNWPGSPGMPRPSPRPGQSPEHKVQSKHSRGKRVVSESLNTYFFFLFIASHHYTSRVLPARSWAGAIPTTLTYEALDTLCRATPHPQKEVPGPELSPLERFLGSVFMRRQLQRIIHQEESLMAITSNEPGVVVFKADCLQYQVFLNPNHMQSLHLKVDQLPMGPMMDGKPPYQWAAQDLQILEQFFDHRVAAPPYRPAVMTSFTRMLNLPAKVLKDFIQIMRLDLMPELVQGNKWNVQFVLRVPPSATPIVPVGTTTILSHRQKILFFIQITRVPYLPNMEWKDAVTMLLPMVYDMNMNHTTLAERREPMPPQLTSAVSAHLRRFSECSVLLPDECSLFPAVHDLLLTLTLPNEPPAPGQMQMQQLGGVMQPGGGPGVPGGPGGPMGGQIGGPTPQVVPQVGSSPSPMMHSPMQQMGGGGPQPGAYGGMVGGPGGGPQSGGPVGGGPGGPN; this is encoded by the exons ATGGCACCGCAGCCGCTGGAGCAGGGAGGAGCGGTGACGAGCTTCATCCCGACGGGGCAGGAGATGGCCCAGCGGCAGAATCTGATCCCGTTAGGGCGTTTGATCGATTTCATCATCCAGCGAACGTACCACGAGCTGACGGTGCTGGCGGAATT GCTGCCCCGCAAAACCGACATGGATCGCAAGATTGAAATTTACAACTTTTCCGCCAGCACGCGGCAACTCTTCATCCGGCTGCTCGCCCTGGTCAAGTGGGCCAACTCCGCCTCCAAGGTGGACAAGTCGGCCAAGATTATGGGGTTCCTGGACAAGCAGTCGATGCTGTTCATCGATACGGCCGATATGCTGTCGCGCGTGGCACGCGAAACGCTCGTGCACGCCCGGCTGCCGAACTTTCACATACCGGCGGCGGTGGAAATCCTAACCACAGGGAGTTATTCCCGCCTGCCGTCCGTCATTCGCGATCGGATTGTGCCGCCCGACCCGATCACGCCCGCCGAGAAGCGGCAAACGTTGCAGCGCTTGAATCAGGTCATCCAGCATCGGCTGGTGACGGGCAGCTTGCTGCCGCAGTTGCGCAAATTTCGCATCGAAAACGGCCGCGTCACGTTCAAGGTGGACCACGAGTTTGAGGTGTCGCTTACGGTGATGGGCGATGCACCGACCGTACCGTGGCGGCTGCTGGACATTGATTTTCTGGTGGAAGATAAGGAAACGGGCGATGGGAAGGCGTTGGTCCATCCGCTGCAGGTGAACTACATCCATCAACTGATCCAGGGACGTATCGTGGACTGTACGGATGCGCTGGCGGAGGTGTACACCTGTCTGCACTACTTCTGCCAATCGCTCCAGCTGGAAGTGTTGTACACGCAAACGCTCCGTCTGATCCGCGATCGGCTCGATGATCACATCCACGTGGACGAGTACGTGGTGGGGTCGCGCCTGACCGTGTCGTACTGGCGCGAGCTCACGAACAAGGATCCCAAATCGGAACTCGGCTATCGGCTAACGATCCAAACCGATCCGAACGATGCGGCGAAACAACTGGCAATCCTGCACGTACCGTCGATCGGCAACAAGGAGGCGGACATTGCGGACCGTGCCGTCCGGTCGGATCTGCTGTCGATGGAGCGGCTGCTGGTGCACACGGTGTACGTGCGGTCGCTCGCGCGTCTCAACGATGTGAAAACCGAGCTGCAGCTCTTCCTGAAGGACGTTGAGTACAACATTCAGGGCACGCCGGCCATGCTGACCGTGCCGGTGCTGAACCCGTGCCTGCGTGCCGAGCACATCTACATCACGGTCGATACGCACACGGGCATGCTGCGCTGCCACGTGCCCAAGCACCTGGACTGTCCGATCATGCCCGAAATGCAGCACGCACTGAACAACGATTGGTCGAAGCTGCAGCACCTGATATCGGAGCTGCGCTACTGGATCACCCAGCGGCGGTGCGAGAAGACGCTGCAGCATTTGCCGGCCGCGACGCAGGACCGGTTGCCGCTGATCTACTCGCACACCCATCCAATCGCACGGATGGGCCCGCACAAGGTGTTCATTCAGCTGTACCGACACGCGAACGTTATTTTG ATCGTTGAGCTGAAGGAGAAGAAAACGTGCCCAAACGAAATGACCTACACGTTTTACCTAGTGCTGGTGAAACCGTCCTCCGTCGAGGAGGGACAATCGCCCGACGTGCTTAGCGGTCAGCCGGCTCAACCGTCGGCCGCGGGTGGTCCTGCACCCGGCAGCGATGCGGCCAACGCCGCAATGCCCAAGATGTATCTGCGCGTCCTGTCCATGATTGAGTTCGACACGTTTGTAGCGACACACGGCCCGGGCACGTACATCGATGATCCGAGCCCGACCAGCACCAGCGGCACCAGCGTCAAGCGTAAGGTGTCCCCACTGGACAACGCGCTGTCGGCGATCGGGCCACCgctgaagcagcaaaaaaccaTCTACCCGGCGTACTTTATCCCCGAGCTGGCCCACGTGGTGGCGATGTGCGACGAGAAGCTACCGTTTGTCACGCTGGCGAAGGAGTTTTCGATGCGCAAGATACCGCACGGCGGTCTGCAGGTGGAAGCGAATGCGACCTCACTCGTGCTGAAGCTGCTGACACTACCCCAGCCGAAGCCACCACAAGCGCCACCTActccccagcagcagcagcagcagcagcagcagcaacagcaacaacccgGAACATCCGACGCCAAGTCGTCCGGTGCTGGCGCATCGGCAAACGAACCGAAAACCGTACACGTGCCATCGATCGACAAGCAGGTGTGGAATGCGCTGCTCAAGCGTCTGCTCTCCGTGTCCGTACGGGCTCAGGTGAACAAGAGCAACCAGACGCGCCTCTGGACGATGGAGCTCGTCTTCTACGGCTCCCCGCTGCCCAGCCTGCACCACAAGGAGCAGGGCATGCGGCGGGCCGTCTATCTGCAGTACGAAATGCAACCGGTCGAGTCGGTGTCCAAGGTGGTCGATCAGCTGCTGAGCGACTGGTCCAAGATCGTGTACCTGTACACGCTCGTGCACGAGTTCCGCGAGCAGTACAACAACGAAAAGTACAACCTGGCCAGCATGGTGGCGATCAAATCGTACAGCTACACCAACCTGCTGCTCGCCTACGGCCCGAACAAGGACGTCAGCGTGAACATCTGCTGGGACACGGAGGCGAAGGAGTTCCGGCTCGTCTTCACCGGCGGCAACAGCGCGATCAACGCACACTCGATGATGCGCGACCAGCTGCAGGCCCACCTGAACCACAACTACAGCCTGGCGCAGGTCGTGCACATGCTGCACGAAACGTACCAGCCGCTCAGCTCGATCGCCAAGCTGCCGATCATACCGCATCTGGCGATCCTGCAGTCGCCCAAAATCCCGGTCCTGTCCTTCTGCATCATCCCACAGTCGCCGACGCTGTTGCGCATCTCCTTCCAGGGTGTGTACTGTCTGGAGGTGCGGTTCCGGGGCGGCGGCCTGTGCACGATCCGGGACGGTGCGTACAGCCGCTTCGACCGGAGCCACGTGGTGGAGGAATTCACGCCGACGCAAGGGTTGAAGGGCTTCCTGTCGAAGTACGTGGACGAGACGGCCGTCTTTCGGCGCCGGTCCCAATCGGAGGATGATAATCCACCCTCCCCCGTGACGCTGGAAGATCCTTCCGCTGGTGCTGGGAACAATGGTggcggtggaggtggtggtggcggtgctggGGGTGGTGCTAATACATTCCTCAGCGGGGGAACGGGCATGAGGGGACCGCAGAGCCCGCGCGATCCGGGGCTACGGTTTGCGGCGCCGCTTACCCCACCCACCAGCTCCAACCCGCACACCCCCGCCAGTCCACACCCGAtcggtggtggaggtggtgccGGCGGAGCTGGTGGCGCTGGTGGCCAGGGTGGCCAGGGGGGACAGCAGCAGGGTCATATGAATAATTTCAACATGACGTCACCGCCTGCCTCGCACATGCCGCATCCGTCGCCGGGCGGAGGGCTGATGCCGTCGTCGCCGCTGAACGCCCAACCGAGCCCGATGGCGGCACACTCACCCGGGCCGAGCAGCCTGTCGTACATGCAGAGCCACACCGATGGTAGCCCGTTCGCGGCACTCTCGCCCGCCGCCTCGAACTGGCCCGGTTCGCCTGGGATGCCGCGGCCGTCACCCCGTCCCGGCCAAAGCCCGGAACATAAAGTACAAAGTAAGCACAGTAGGGGGAAAAGAGTTGTTTCGGAGTCGTTAAatacgtattttttttttcttttcatagcGTCTCATCATTACACGTCACGCGTTTTGCCAGCACGCTCGTGGGCGGGAGCGATCCCAACCACGCTGACCTACGAAGCACTGGATACGCTTTGTCGTGCCACGCCTCACCCGCAAAAGGAAGTGCCTGGACCGGAGCTGAGCCCGCTGGAACGCTTCCTCGGGTCGGTGTTTATGCGCCGACAGCTACAGCGTATCATTCACCAGGAAGAAAGC CTAATGGCAATTACCTCGAACGAGCCGGGTGTGGTCGTATTCAAAGCGGACTGTCTGCAGTACCAAGTCTTCCTCAACCCGAACCACATGCAATCGCTCCACCTGAAGGTGGACCAGCTGCCGATGGGGCCGATGATGGACGGCAAACCGCCGTACCAGTGGGCCGCCCAGGACCTGCAGATCCTGGAGCAGTTCTTCGACCACCGGGTAGCCGCCCCGCCCTACCGGCCCGCCGTCATGACGAGCTTCACGCGCATGCTCAACCTGCCGGCCAAGGTGCTGAAAGACTTCATCCAAATAATGCGCCTCGATCTGATGCCCGAGCTGGTGCAGGGCAACAAGTGGAACGTGCAGTTCGTGCTGCGTGTTCCCCCGTCGGCCACACCGATCGTGCCGGTCGGCACTACGACGATCCTGTCCCATCGGCAGAAGATACTGTTCTTCATCCAGATTACGCGCGTCCCGTACCTGCCCAACATGGAGTGGAAGGATGCGGTCACGATGCTCCTGCCGATGGTGTACGACATGAACATGAACCACACGACGCTGGCCGAGCGGCGCGAACCGATGCCACCGCAGCTGACCAGTGCGGTCAGCGCGCATTTGCGCCGCTTTTCCGAGTGCTccgtgctgctgccggacGAGTGCTCGCTCTTTCCGGCCGTGCACGATCTGCTGCTAACGCTAACGCTTCCGAACGAACCGCCCGCACCGGGCCAGATGCAGATGCAG CAGCTCGGTGGTGTGATGCAACCGGGAGGAGGTCCGGGTGTTCCGGGAGGTCCCGGTGGACCGATGGGAGGACAGATCGGTGGTCCCACGCCGCAGGTAGTGCCGCAGGTTGGCTCCAGCCCTAGCCCCATGATGCACTCGCCGATGCAACAGATGGGCGGTGGTGGACCACAGCCCGGAGCGTACGGTGGGATGGTGGGAGGACCTGGTGGAGGGCCACAATCCGGCGGTCCCGTTGGTGGTGGTCCCGGTGGACCGAATTAA